The Deefgea tanakiae DNA segment TGAAAGCAGAGGGCGGCTTGCCACGCCATCAGCGTTGAACTGATTAGCGGCAGCAATTTGAGAGACCGAGCTCGCCGATTCGGCAGATGCACGACTAAGCCACACGGCAAAGTAATCTGCAGCTGAATGCATCATTTTCATGACTATGTTTATATATCTAAGGATGAACTTGAATGATCACGGAGTAAAACCATGTCGCGAATCTATATCCATACGGTCTGTGGTCTATTGCTTGTGCTGACGCCCGTGCAGGCAGCGGATGAAGTGATTCGCTCGGAGCGGCATGATTTTCGGGTGCAAACATTGACGCGCGGGCTGGCGCATCCGTGGGCTTTGGCCTTTTTGCCTGATGGTCGAATGTTGGTGACTGAGCGCGAAGGGCGCTTGCGCCTGATTTCAGCCAAGGGCGAGCTAGATCCGCGCGCTGTGGCGGGCTTGCCTGCTGTGGTCGCTAGCGGTCAGGGTGGTTTACTCGACGTGGCTTTGCATCCGAATTTTGTCCAAAATCGTTGGGTGTATTTTTCCTACGCAGGTCAAGAAGGGCGTGGTGCATCCACGCAAGTGGCGCGTGGGCAATGGGTGAGCGACGCAAAAGGCCATCGTTTAGAAAACATTCAACAAATTTACCGGCAACGCCCGGGTAGCGGGGCTGGCGTTCATTTTGGCTCGCGCTTGGTGTTTGATCGCAGCGGTATGCTGCTGATTACGCAGGGCGATCGTGGCGACAAAGATCGTGCGCAGCAACTGACTGATTTGGCCGGCAAGGCCGTTCGCCTGCACGATGATGGTCGCTTTCCTGCTGATAATCCATTTCGCAAAAATAATGAAGCTCGTCCAGAGGTATATAGCTACGGGCATCGCAATATGCAGGGTGCAGCAATAAACCCTGTCAGTGGTGAGTTGTGGGCGACTGAGCATGGGCCACAAGGCGGCGATGAACTGAATATTGTTCGCGCTGGCCGCAACTATGGTTGGCCCGTGATTACCTACGGCGTGAATTACGGCATCGGCACCCAAATTGGCGAAGGCAGCGCCAAAGCGGGCATGGTCCAGCCGATTTATCAATGGACGCCGTCGATTGCGCCGTCGGGATTGGCGTTTTATCAAGGCAAGCCATTTCCGCAGTGGCAGGGCAATCTGTTTGTTGGCGCGCTCAAATATCAAATGCTGGTTCGGCTAGAGCTTGATAGTGATCGCGTGGTGCATGAAGAGCGTTTGCTCAAAAACCAGTTTGGTCGCATTCGCGACGTTCGGGTCGGGCCCGATGGTTTGCTTTACCTGCTGACCGACGAAGCCGATGGCGCACTGCTGCGGCTGGAGCCAAGCTAGGAATTAACTTTAGCTGCTTTCCCTAGCTAGCGAACGTCATAAATTCACCTAAACTGCCTCAACTTCAGTACAGGGCAAGCGGCGGAAGAACGATGTAGCCTGAACGCTGCGCCACATTAAACCGACCCCCTAACCAAAGGCATAAACATGCTTCGTACTCTTTTGACCGCTACTTTGCTGCTCGCCAGCGCGATGACCTTTGCAAACTCACTCGACACCATTCAGCGTAATGGCACGATCACCATCGGCGTGCGTGATTCATCGCCGCCATTTTCGATTCTTGATCCACAAACGCGCGTGCTGAAAGGCTACGACATCGAATTTGCACAGGGCATTGCCAAGCGCCTGAATGTAAAACCAGTATTCAAAACATTGGAATCGAATGATCGCTTGCCGTGGCTGAAGCAACACAAAGTCGATATCGTCGTTGCCGTACTCTCGCGCACGCCTGAGCGTGATAAAGAAATCGATTTCAGCGTGGGGTATTTCGTTACCGATACGCGTATTTTGGCGAAAAAAGGGCGTTTTAATAGTGAGAAAGACTTAGCTGGCGCATATTTATCCGCAGCGACAGCATCGACGGGCGCCAAATTACTGCGACAAAATTTCCCCAAAACCAAGCTCGCTGAGTTTGATGATGTACCAGAAATGATCAAAGCGCTGAATGCTGAAATCGTTGATGGTGTGGTCGACGATGCGCCGGTATTGGCCTTGGCGCTCAATAA contains these protein-coding regions:
- a CDS encoding PQQ-dependent sugar dehydrogenase, with amino-acid sequence MSRIYIHTVCGLLLVLTPVQAADEVIRSERHDFRVQTLTRGLAHPWALAFLPDGRMLVTEREGRLRLISAKGELDPRAVAGLPAVVASGQGGLLDVALHPNFVQNRWVYFSYAGQEGRGASTQVARGQWVSDAKGHRLENIQQIYRQRPGSGAGVHFGSRLVFDRSGMLLITQGDRGDKDRAQQLTDLAGKAVRLHDDGRFPADNPFRKNNEARPEVYSYGHRNMQGAAINPVSGELWATEHGPQGGDELNIVRAGRNYGWPVITYGVNYGIGTQIGEGSAKAGMVQPIYQWTPSIAPSGLAFYQGKPFPQWQGNLFVGALKYQMLVRLELDSDRVVHEERLLKNQFGRIRDVRVGPDGLLYLLTDEADGALLRLEPS
- a CDS encoding transporter substrate-binding domain-containing protein codes for the protein MLRTLLTATLLLASAMTFANSLDTIQRNGTITIGVRDSSPPFSILDPQTRVLKGYDIEFAQGIAKRLNVKPVFKTLESNDRLPWLKQHKVDIVVAVLSRTPERDKEIDFSVGYFVTDTRILAKKGRFNSEKDLAGAYLSAATASTGAKLLRQNFPKTKLAEFDDVPEMIKALNAEIVDGVVDDAPVLALALNKMPAAQRSRYALSDFSLALEIYAVGIPLGEKALQAAINNALVDMEKSGEALAIFNRWFGPQSSAPISRIFTISPSRN